A stretch of Microbulbifer sp. SAOS-129_SWC DNA encodes these proteins:
- a CDS encoding 5'-nucleotidase: MSQHTDKLVIAISSRALFNLQDSHRVFEEQGLDAFSDYQIAHENDVLQKGDAFPLVEKFLRINERLDEARVEVILLSRNSADTGLRVFNSIEHYGLNITRAAFCNGESPYRYIAPFGCHLFLSTDGRDVRHALEQGVAAATLIAGGVRDGGEDTLRFAFDGDAVIFSDEAEQIFKRDGLAAFTASERAAAQEPLAGGPFKGFLEALQRLQSEFGPDCCPIRTALVTARSAPAHERVIRTLRAWNVRIDESVFLGGLPKGEFLRAFGADVFFDDQPNHCASAAEHVATGHVPHGIANQEA, from the coding sequence ATGTCTCAGCACACCGATAAGCTGGTGATCGCCATTTCCTCGCGGGCGCTGTTCAACCTGCAGGACAGCCACCGGGTCTTCGAAGAACAGGGCCTGGACGCTTTTTCCGATTACCAGATTGCCCACGAAAACGATGTCCTGCAAAAGGGCGATGCCTTCCCGCTGGTAGAAAAATTTCTGCGTATCAATGAGCGGCTCGACGAGGCGCGGGTCGAGGTGATCCTGCTGTCCCGCAACAGTGCCGACACCGGCCTGCGCGTGTTCAATTCTATCGAGCACTACGGCCTCAATATCACCCGCGCGGCCTTCTGCAATGGCGAGAGTCCTTACCGCTACATCGCCCCGTTTGGCTGCCATCTGTTTCTGTCCACCGATGGCCGCGACGTGCGCCATGCGCTGGAGCAGGGCGTGGCCGCGGCGACGCTGATCGCCGGTGGTGTCCGCGACGGTGGCGAGGACACGCTGCGCTTCGCGTTTGACGGCGACGCGGTGATCTTCTCCGACGAAGCCGAGCAGATCTTCAAGCGCGACGGCCTGGCCGCCTTCACCGCCAGCGAGCGCGCCGCGGCACAGGAGCCGTTGGCCGGCGGCCCCTTCAAGGGCTTTCTCGAGGCGCTGCAGCGCCTGCAGAGCGAATTCGGGCCGGATTGCTGTCCGATCCGCACGGCACTGGTTACCGCGCGCTCGGCGCCGGCGCACGAGCGGGTTATCCGCACGCTGCGCGCCTGGAATGTGCGCATCGACGAATCGGTCTTTCTCGGCGGCCTGCCCAAGGGCGAATTCCTGCGCGCTTTCGGCGCCGATGTGTTTTTTGACGACCAGCCCAATCACTGCGCCTCGGCCGCAGAGCACGTAGCCACTGGCCACGTGCCCCACGGCATTGCCAATCAAGAGGCCTGA
- a CDS encoding acyl-CoA dehydrogenase, producing the protein MSDLRKRWITAPLLKLIKKILPPISDTEREAMEAGEVWWDAQLLSGKPDWDQLLSMGPPKLTEEEQAFIDGPVEELCRMVDDWKISYEDHDIPEEVWQFLKRERFFGIIIPKKFGGLGFSPSAHAEIVTKVSTRSTSVGVTVMVPNSLGPGELLMAHGTDEQKDYYLPRLADGREIPCFGLTSPEAGSDAAAMVDRGVVCYGEYKGEKTLGMRVNWHKRYITLGPVATILGLAFKLYDPDHLLGEEESLGITVALIPTDTDGVSIGQRHLPAMQAFQNGPNWGKDVFVPMEWIIGGQDNVGHGWQMLMSALAAGRGISLPSLSTGGAKMAARTTGAYARIREQFSIPIGKFEGVQRRLAEIASIAYVLDSAHKATTRALDEGLKPAVVSAIMKAHATTGLRQAVNDAMDIHAGKAIMDGPLNYIGNVYRAVPVAITVEGANILTRSLMIFGQGAIRCHPYLLDEMMAAENPDTEAGVDALDKLLPKHLWFQIKTLLRGVFHGWTGGLFASSPRGVGDAAKYYRQLNRYSAILTLTTEISLMSLGGELKRKELISSRLGDVLSELYLLSCALKRYKDDGSPKEDRPLLEFSMRAGLHRIEVSLLEVFQNFPVRFLGQLMHFLTMPWGHSVNTPSDRKAQACAELLLTPSETRDRLTRGVFLGNPGDGVDLIEQAFNKVCATEEGRDKMKKGGIRTFHRKDIDAALDQKLISEEEATQLREAADAVDMAIQVDHFDDLGKSA; encoded by the coding sequence ATGAGCGACCTGCGCAAGAGGTGGATCACCGCGCCGCTGCTGAAATTGATCAAAAAGATCCTGCCGCCGATTTCCGACACCGAACGGGAGGCGATGGAAGCGGGTGAGGTCTGGTGGGACGCCCAGTTACTGTCCGGCAAGCCGGACTGGGACCAGCTGCTGAGCATGGGCCCGCCAAAGCTGACAGAGGAAGAGCAGGCGTTTATCGACGGGCCGGTGGAAGAGCTGTGCCGCATGGTCGACGACTGGAAAATCAGCTACGAGGATCACGATATCCCCGAGGAGGTGTGGCAGTTTCTGAAACGGGAGCGCTTCTTCGGCATCATTATCCCGAAAAAATTCGGCGGTCTGGGTTTCTCGCCCAGCGCCCATGCGGAAATTGTCACCAAGGTTTCCACCCGCAGTACCAGCGTCGGCGTTACCGTGATGGTCCCCAACTCACTCGGCCCGGGCGAGCTGTTGATGGCACACGGCACCGACGAGCAGAAGGACTACTACCTGCCGCGCCTCGCCGACGGCCGCGAGATCCCCTGTTTCGGCCTCACCAGCCCCGAGGCCGGCTCCGACGCCGCCGCCATGGTCGATCGTGGCGTGGTCTGTTACGGCGAGTACAAGGGCGAGAAAACGCTGGGGATGCGCGTCAATTGGCACAAGCGCTATATCACGCTGGGCCCGGTGGCCACCATTCTCGGCCTCGCGTTCAAGCTCTATGACCCCGATCATCTGCTCGGCGAGGAGGAGTCGCTGGGCATTACCGTGGCCCTGATCCCCACCGATACCGACGGCGTCAGCATCGGGCAGCGCCACCTGCCGGCCATGCAGGCCTTCCAGAACGGGCCCAATTGGGGCAAGGATGTGTTCGTGCCGATGGAGTGGATTATCGGCGGGCAGGACAACGTCGGCCACGGCTGGCAGATGCTGATGAGCGCACTGGCCGCGGGCCGCGGTATCTCACTGCCGTCGCTGTCCACCGGCGGTGCCAAAATGGCCGCGCGCACCACCGGCGCCTATGCGCGCATCCGCGAGCAGTTCAGCATCCCGATTGGCAAATTCGAGGGCGTGCAACGGCGTCTGGCGGAGATTGCATCCATTGCTTACGTCCTCGACAGCGCCCACAAGGCCACCACCCGCGCGCTCGACGAAGGACTCAAGCCGGCGGTGGTCTCCGCCATCATGAAGGCGCACGCCACAACCGGCCTGCGCCAGGCGGTCAACGATGCCATGGATATCCACGCCGGCAAGGCGATTATGGACGGGCCGCTCAACTATATCGGCAATGTCTACCGCGCCGTGCCAGTGGCGATCACGGTAGAAGGTGCCAATATTCTCACCCGCAGCCTGATGATCTTCGGGCAGGGTGCAATCCGCTGTCACCCGTACCTGCTCGATGAGATGATGGCGGCGGAAAACCCGGATACCGAAGCCGGTGTCGACGCACTCGACAAGCTGCTGCCGAAACACCTGTGGTTTCAAATCAAGACACTGCTACGCGGCGTCTTCCACGGTTGGACCGGCGGACTCTTTGCCAGCAGTCCGCGCGGTGTTGGTGATGCGGCCAAGTACTATCGCCAGCTGAACCGCTACTCGGCGATTCTTACCCTGACCACCGAGATTTCGCTGATGTCGCTTGGCGGTGAACTCAAACGCAAGGAGCTTATTTCGTCGCGCCTCGGCGATGTGTTGAGCGAGCTCTATCTGTTGAGTTGCGCGCTCAAGCGCTACAAGGACGATGGCAGCCCGAAAGAAGACCGCCCGCTGCTGGAATTTTCCATGCGTGCGGGCCTGCACCGGATTGAAGTGAGCCTGCTGGAAGTGTTCCAGAATTTCCCGGTGCGCTTCCTCGGGCAGTTGATGCACTTTCTCACCATGCCCTGGGGCCACAGTGTCAATACGCCGTCAGACCGCAAGGCACAGGCCTGTGCGGAGCTGCTGCTGACGCCGTCGGAAACCCGCGACCGCCTCACCCGCGGGGTGTTCCTCGGCAATCCCGGCGACGGTGTCGACCTCATAGAGCAGGCCTTCAACAAGGTCTGTGCCACGGAAGAGGGCAGGGACAAAATGAAGAAAGGCGGCATCCGCACCTTCCACCGCAAGGATATCGATGCGGCGCTGGACCAAAAGCTGATCAGTGAAGAAGAGGCGACCCAGCTGCGCGAAGCGGCCGATGCCGTGGATATGGCGATTCAGGTGGATCACTTCGACGATCTGGGCAAATCTGCATAA
- the ppsA gene encoding phosphoenolpyruvate synthase: MHLTDFTIEFAKLGMGDVDKVGGKNASLGEMISSLAGAGVSVPGGIATTADAFRAFLAHEQLEQRIADRLLQLDIDDVVALAEAGEQIRGWIMDTPFPAALEQQIRDGYEALGGGDTAVAVRSSATAEDLPDASFAGQQETFLNIRGIDAVLQAVREVFASLYNDRAIAYRVHTGYAHAGVALSAGIQHMVRSETGASGVMFTLDTESGFRDVVFITSAYGLGETVVQGAVNPDEFYLYKPALDAGRPAILRRNRGSKAIKMVYDDSGDCGRSVKTVPVPEEDRLRFSLSDEELASLAIQAQKIEKHYGRPMDIEWAKDGDTGELFIVQARPETVRSRDVGTSIERYHLRERGEVLCEGRAIGQRIGAGKVRVLESVADMAAMQDGEVLVTDMTDPDWEPVLKKASAIVTNRGGRTCHAAIIARELGIPAVVGCGNATELLQTGTPVTVSCAEGDTGFVMSGELNFEREETEVSTMPELPFKIMLNVGNPDRAFAFSHLPNQGVGLARLEFILNRMIGIHPKALLELDKLPEDLQQTIRERIGGYASPEDFIVEKLVEGIATLAAAFAPNRVIVRLSDFKSNEYAHLVGGQLYEPSEENPMLGFRGAARYRSADFRDCFALECRALKKVRDEMGLTNVEIMVPFVRTPEEAEEVVGLLAANGLVRGEGGLKVIMMCELPSNALLAEEFLQHFDGFSIGSNDLTQLTLGLDRDSGLVADLFDERNPAVKALLSRAIQACKKAGKYVGICGQGPSDHKDFARWLMDEGIDSVSLNPDTAVDTWLFLANEEA; encoded by the coding sequence ATGCACTTGACAGACTTCACCATCGAATTTGCAAAGTTAGGCATGGGGGATGTCGACAAGGTCGGCGGTAAGAATGCATCGCTGGGCGAGATGATCTCCTCCCTCGCCGGGGCCGGCGTCAGTGTGCCGGGCGGCATTGCCACCACCGCCGACGCGTTCCGCGCCTTCCTGGCGCACGAACAACTGGAGCAGCGTATCGCCGATCGCCTGCTGCAGCTGGATATCGACGACGTGGTCGCGCTGGCCGAGGCCGGCGAGCAGATCCGCGGCTGGATCATGGACACGCCGTTCCCGGCCGCGCTGGAGCAACAGATTCGCGACGGTTATGAGGCCCTGGGCGGCGGCGACACCGCCGTGGCAGTGCGCTCGTCCGCCACCGCGGAAGACCTGCCCGATGCCTCCTTCGCCGGACAGCAGGAGACCTTCCTGAACATCCGCGGTATCGACGCGGTGCTGCAGGCGGTGCGGGAAGTGTTTGCCTCCCTGTACAACGACCGCGCCATCGCCTACCGCGTGCACACCGGCTACGCCCATGCCGGGGTCGCGCTGTCCGCCGGCATCCAGCATATGGTGCGCAGCGAGACCGGCGCCTCCGGGGTCATGTTTACGCTGGATACCGAAAGTGGTTTCCGCGACGTCGTCTTCATCACCTCGGCCTACGGCCTCGGCGAGACCGTGGTACAGGGCGCGGTAAACCCCGATGAGTTCTACCTCTACAAGCCGGCGCTGGATGCCGGACGCCCGGCTATCCTGCGCCGCAACCGCGGCAGCAAAGCGATCAAGATGGTCTACGACGACAGCGGTGATTGCGGCCGTTCGGTCAAGACCGTGCCGGTGCCGGAAGAAGACCGCCTGCGCTTTTCCCTGAGCGATGAGGAGCTGGCCAGCCTCGCCATTCAGGCGCAGAAGATCGAGAAGCATTACGGCCGCCCGATGGACATCGAATGGGCCAAAGACGGGGATACCGGCGAGCTGTTTATCGTCCAGGCGCGCCCGGAAACCGTGCGCTCGCGCGATGTCGGTACCAGTATCGAGCGCTACCACCTGCGCGAGCGGGGCGAAGTGCTGTGTGAGGGCCGCGCCATCGGCCAGCGCATCGGCGCCGGCAAGGTGCGGGTACTGGAATCCGTCGCCGATATGGCGGCCATGCAGGACGGCGAGGTTCTGGTCACCGATATGACTGACCCGGACTGGGAGCCGGTGCTGAAGAAAGCCAGCGCCATCGTGACCAACCGCGGCGGCCGCACCTGTCACGCGGCGATCATCGCCCGCGAACTGGGCATTCCCGCGGTCGTCGGCTGCGGCAATGCCACCGAGCTGCTGCAGACCGGCACCCCGGTAACCGTGTCCTGCGCCGAGGGCGACACCGGTTTCGTCATGTCCGGCGAGTTGAACTTCGAGCGCGAGGAAACGGAAGTCAGCACCATGCCGGAGCTGCCGTTCAAGATCATGCTGAATGTCGGCAATCCGGACCGTGCCTTCGCCTTCAGCCACCTGCCCAACCAGGGCGTGGGCCTGGCGCGGCTCGAGTTCATTCTCAACCGCATGATCGGCATCCACCCGAAGGCGCTGCTGGAACTGGACAAGCTGCCGGAAGACCTGCAGCAGACAATCCGTGAGCGCATCGGCGGCTACGCCTCGCCTGAGGACTTTATCGTCGAAAAGCTGGTGGAAGGCATCGCGACCCTGGCCGCAGCCTTTGCGCCGAACCGCGTGATCGTGCGCTTGTCCGATTTCAAATCCAATGAGTACGCGCACCTGGTGGGCGGCCAACTGTACGAGCCGAGCGAAGAAAACCCGATGCTTGGCTTCCGCGGTGCGGCCCGTTATCGCTCTGCCGATTTCCGCGACTGTTTTGCGCTGGAATGCCGCGCACTGAAGAAAGTGCGTGACGAAATGGGGCTTACCAATGTCGAGATCATGGTGCCGTTCGTGCGCACCCCGGAGGAAGCCGAGGAAGTGGTCGGGCTGCTGGCAGCCAACGGCCTCGTACGCGGCGAGGGTGGCCTCAAGGTGATCATGATGTGCGAGCTGCCCTCCAACGCATTGCTGGCGGAGGAATTCCTCCAGCACTTCGATGGTTTCTCCATCGGCTCCAACGACCTGACCCAGCTGACGCTGGGGCTGGACCGGGACTCCGGACTGGTGGCGGATCTGTTCGACGAGCGCAATCCGGCGGTCAAGGCGCTGCTGTCACGCGCCATCCAGGCGTGCAAGAAGGCCGGTAAATACGTGGGTATTTGCGGTCAGGGCCCGTCGGATCACAAGGATTTTGCCCGCTGGTTGATGGATGAAGGCATCGACAGTGTCTCCCTGAACCCCGACACCGCCGTCGATACCTGGCTCTTCCTGGCCAACGAGGAAGCCTGA
- the rraA gene encoding ribonuclease E activity regulator RraA, translating to MTISTPDLCDAHPELVRVVEPMFINYGGREQFGGPIATIKCFEDNSLVRELVAEEGGGRVLVVDAGGSMRRAHLGDQLAEKACNNGWQGILVYGCIRDVDEISGLELGVQALGCHPMKTEKKGIGERDLAVTFGGVTFRPGEFLYADNNGVIVSPQPLL from the coding sequence ATGACAATTTCCACTCCCGATCTCTGCGATGCCCACCCTGAATTGGTGCGCGTGGTGGAGCCGATGTTTATCAATTACGGCGGCCGCGAGCAGTTCGGCGGACCGATTGCGACGATCAAGTGTTTTGAGGACAACTCCCTGGTGCGCGAACTGGTGGCCGAAGAGGGCGGCGGCAGGGTGCTTGTCGTGGATGCTGGCGGCTCCATGCGTCGCGCCCATCTCGGTGATCAACTGGCAGAAAAGGCCTGCAATAATGGCTGGCAGGGAATACTTGTTTACGGCTGCATCCGCGATGTAGATGAGATTTCTGGTCTAGAGTTAGGGGTACAGGCTCTGGGATGCCACCCGATGAAAACCGAAAAGAAAGGTATTGGCGAGCGCGATCTCGCGGTGACTTTCGGCGGCGTCACCTTCAGGCCTGGAGAATTCCTGTACGCGGACAATAACGGCGTGATCGTTTCACCGCAGCCCCTGCTTTGA
- a CDS encoding L,D-transpeptidase family protein, whose translation MHRIRVSWDFRRYTGLLFFILLLLTANSWANPDRRGVNWFDDYAAAAASGPASITISLSEQRAYFYKGGTLVGVSRVSSGKSGHRTSAGHFRVLAKRPNHRSTIYGSFVDRRTGRVVKANVNTRRDRRPPGTYYRGAKMNFYLRFNGGIGMHASGHVPSYPASHGCVRMPPQMARKFFHYARVGTPVRVRY comes from the coding sequence ATGCATAGAATCAGAGTCAGCTGGGATTTTCGACGGTATACCGGACTGCTTTTCTTCATCCTGCTGCTGTTGACCGCCAACAGCTGGGCAAATCCCGATCGCCGCGGTGTGAACTGGTTTGACGATTACGCCGCTGCTGCCGCATCCGGGCCGGCCTCCATTACCATCTCACTTTCCGAACAGCGCGCATACTTCTACAAAGGCGGCACACTGGTAGGTGTCTCCAGGGTTTCTTCCGGCAAGAGTGGCCACCGCACCAGTGCCGGCCATTTCCGCGTACTGGCGAAGCGGCCGAATCACCGCTCCACCATTTACGGTAGCTTCGTCGACCGGCGCACCGGCCGCGTAGTGAAGGCCAATGTCAATACACGACGCGATCGTCGCCCGCCGGGAACCTACTACCGCGGAGCGAAAATGAACTTCTATCTGCGCTTCAATGGCGGTATCGGTATGCACGCTTCCGGACATGTGCCGAGTTACCCGGCATCCCACGGTTGCGTGCGCATGCCGCCGCAAATGGCTCGCAAATTTTTCCATTACGCCCGTGTGGGCACACCGGTGCGAGTCCGTTACTGA
- the pabB gene encoding aminodeoxychorismate synthase component I, producing MQIVSLPYSLNTAAAFQAIADLPAPVWLDSGRPLAAGGRFDIVSADPLETLTLAADDQAPFERLDDLVCELCPQESDGQLPFCGGAIGYAGYELGHRGNFLPTDPRPTPLPAGFFGLYNWALIVDHQLCASHLVFHPSCSRRQVRDLVARFTAVRWQTPPQSGDFNLRAPFRHEFSRDDYCATVDRVLDYIAAGDIYQANFTQRFRAPFDGDPFTAYLALRERAAGPFSAYLDLPQGQLLSLSPERFIHADGDSLQTEPIKGTAARSADPDADARAAATLAQSGKDRAENLMIVDLLRNDFGKLCRRGSVRVPRLFDLVSFANVHHLVSTITGELDGDHSYADLLAACFPGGSITGAPKRRAMQIIRELERSPRGVYCGSIGYLSSCGRADTNIAIRTLTAADRELTCAAGGGIVADSDPAAEHEECLSKVRMLMETAERFLP from the coding sequence ATGCAAATCGTCTCCCTGCCCTACTCGCTCAACACAGCCGCGGCCTTCCAGGCCATTGCCGACCTGCCGGCCCCCGTGTGGCTGGACAGCGGCAGACCGCTCGCCGCCGGCGGGCGCTTCGATATTGTCAGCGCGGACCCGCTGGAAACCCTGACGCTGGCCGCCGACGACCAAGCGCCGTTCGAGCGCCTCGACGACCTCGTGTGTGAGCTGTGCCCGCAGGAGAGCGACGGCCAACTGCCGTTCTGTGGCGGTGCCATCGGCTACGCCGGCTATGAACTCGGCCACAGGGGCAATTTCCTGCCCACAGATCCGCGCCCGACACCCCTGCCGGCGGGCTTCTTCGGCCTCTACAACTGGGCGCTGATCGTCGATCACCAGCTGTGTGCCAGCCACCTGGTGTTCCATCCCAGCTGCAGCCGCCGCCAGGTGCGCGACCTGGTCGCGCGCTTTACCGCGGTCCGCTGGCAGACGCCGCCCCAGAGCGGCGATTTCAACCTGCGCGCGCCCTTTCGCCACGAGTTCAGTCGCGATGATTACTGCGCCACGGTAGATCGGGTGCTGGACTACATCGCCGCCGGCGATATCTACCAGGCCAACTTTACCCAGCGATTCCGTGCGCCCTTCGATGGCGATCCGTTCACCGCCTACCTGGCCCTGCGCGAACGCGCGGCCGGCCCGTTTTCCGCCTATCTCGACCTGCCCCAGGGGCAGCTGTTGAGCCTGTCACCGGAGCGCTTTATCCACGCCGATGGCGACAGCCTGCAAACCGAACCGATCAAGGGCACCGCGGCGCGCTCGGCCGATCCGGACGCCGATGCCCGCGCCGCCGCAACGCTGGCGCAAAGCGGCAAGGACCGTGCGGAAAACCTGATGATCGTGGATCTGCTGCGCAACGATTTCGGCAAACTGTGCCGGCGCGGCAGCGTACGGGTACCGCGCCTATTCGACCTGGTGAGCTTTGCCAACGTGCACCACCTGGTCAGCACCATTACCGGTGAACTGGACGGCGACCACAGCTACGCCGATCTCCTCGCCGCCTGCTTCCCCGGCGGCTCCATTACCGGCGCCCCCAAGCGCCGCGCGATGCAGATTATCCGCGAGCTGGAGCGCAGCCCCCGCGGCGTCTACTGCGGCAGTATCGGCTACCTCAGCAGCTGCGGTCGCGCCGACACCAATATCGCCATCCGCACCCTGACCGCCGCCGATCGCGAGCTGACCTGCGCTGCAGGTGGCGGTATCGTGGCGGATTCCGATCCGGCGGCGGAACACGAAGAGTGCCTGAGCAAGGTGCGGATGCTGATGGAGACGGCGGAGCGCTTCCTGCCCTGA
- the cysB gene encoding HTH-type transcriptional regulator CysB, with translation MKLQQLRYIWEVAHHDLNVSATAQSLYTSQPGISKQIRLLEDELGVEIFARSGKHLTRVTPAGEAILKTAGEIMRKVENIKQVAQEFSNDKKGSLAIATTHTQARYALPPVIKAFIARYPDVSLHMHQGTPMQISEMAADGTADFAIATEALELFSDLVMMPVYRWNRCILVPKDHPLCQLSKLSLEEVAKHPIVTYVFGFTGRSKLDEAFLERGLSPKVVFTAADADVIKTYVRLGLGIGIVADMAVDERDEDLVALDASDLFEPSVTKIGFRKGIFLRGFMYDFIQQFAPHLDRELIDKAAHAASRAEVDELFAELELPVY, from the coding sequence ATGAAGCTGCAGCAGTTGCGTTATATCTGGGAGGTCGCCCACCACGATCTCAATGTATCCGCGACAGCACAGAGCTTGTACACGTCGCAACCGGGCATCAGCAAACAGATCCGCCTGCTCGAGGACGAACTCGGGGTGGAGATCTTTGCCCGCAGCGGCAAGCACCTGACGCGCGTCACCCCCGCCGGCGAGGCGATATTGAAAACCGCCGGCGAAATCATGCGCAAGGTGGAAAACATCAAGCAGGTGGCGCAGGAGTTCAGCAATGACAAGAAGGGCAGCCTCGCCATCGCCACCACCCACACCCAGGCCCGCTACGCGCTGCCGCCGGTGATCAAAGCCTTTATCGCCCGCTATCCCGACGTGTCGCTGCATATGCACCAGGGCACGCCGATGCAGATTTCCGAAATGGCCGCAGATGGCACTGCGGATTTCGCCATCGCCACCGAAGCGCTGGAACTGTTCAGTGATCTGGTGATGATGCCGGTGTATCGCTGGAACCGCTGCATCCTGGTGCCGAAGGATCACCCGCTGTGCCAGCTGAGCAAGCTGAGCCTCGAAGAGGTCGCCAAGCACCCGATTGTTACTTATGTGTTCGGCTTTACCGGCCGCTCGAAACTCGACGAGGCCTTCCTTGAAAGGGGGCTGTCGCCCAAGGTGGTATTCACCGCCGCCGACGCGGACGTGATCAAGACGTATGTACGCCTGGGGCTGGGTATCGGTATCGTCGCCGATATGGCCGTCGACGAGCGCGACGAGGATCTGGTGGCGCTGGACGCCAGTGACCTGTTTGAGCCCAGCGTCACCAAAATCGGTTTCCGCAAGGGCATATTCCTGCGCGGTTTCATGTACGACTTCATCCAGCAGTTTGCCCCGCACCTGGATCGCGAGCTGATCGACAAGGCCGCACACGCCGCCTCGCGCGCCGAGGTGGACGAGCTGTTTGCGGAGCTGGAGTTACCGGTTTACTGA
- a CDS encoding pyruvate, water dikinase regulatory protein, with the protein MAQHKRTAFFISDGTGLTVEAIGHSLLAQFRDQHVEQVTLPYVDSTEKVRLVLARIERAAVDSGQQPIIITSIVSDQIRRELHKSSALMLDVFESYLTPLANLFGADPGQSVNVSHGIADDRRYSDRIDAVHFAMDNDDGRRVREFERADVILVGVSRSGKTPTCLYLALQFGLRAANYPITEEDMDSTALPKILRPYRNKLFGLTIDPKRLMSIRQERRANSRYASMEQCEFEVRQVEQMLRRAQVPSLNATQLSVEELATRLMSQAGIERRIE; encoded by the coding sequence ATGGCCCAACACAAACGCACCGCGTTCTTTATTTCCGATGGCACCGGCCTCACTGTGGAGGCCATCGGCCACAGTCTGCTGGCGCAGTTTCGCGACCAGCACGTGGAGCAGGTTACCCTGCCCTACGTCGACTCCACCGAGAAAGTCCGCCTGGTACTGGCACGGATCGAGCGTGCAGCGGTGGATTCGGGGCAGCAGCCGATCATCATCACCAGCATTGTCTCCGACCAGATCCGGCGCGAGTTGCACAAAAGCTCCGCACTGATGCTCGATGTATTCGAAAGCTACCTGACCCCGCTGGCCAATCTGTTCGGCGCGGACCCGGGGCAGTCGGTGAATGTATCCCATGGTATTGCCGATGATCGGCGCTACAGCGACCGTATCGACGCGGTGCATTTCGCCATGGACAACGATGACGGCCGCCGCGTGCGCGAATTCGAGCGTGCCGACGTCATCCTCGTGGGGGTCTCGAGATCGGGCAAAACCCCTACCTGCCTGTACCTGGCGCTGCAGTTCGGCCTGCGCGCGGCCAACTACCCGATTACCGAAGAAGATATGGATTCCACCGCGCTGCCAAAGATCCTGCGACCCTACCGAAACAAACTGTTCGGCCTCACCATCGACCCGAAGCGGTTGATGAGCATCCGCCAGGAACGCCGCGCCAACAGCCGCTACGCTTCTATGGAACAGTGCGAATTCGAAGTGCGGCAAGTGGAGCAGATGTTGCGCCGCGCCCAGGTGCCTTCCCTCAACGCCACCCAGCTGTCGGTGGAGGAGCTGGCCACACGGCTGATGTCGCAGGCTGGCATTGAGCGCAGAATCGAGTAA
- a CDS encoding DMT family transporter yields MSVPESLIYGLVLLSALAHAVWNAVVKHSGESFLQLAMIRSVGLLFGALLATQTPLPRAGALGYLIGGALFQYLYFFLLTHSYRVLDYGTAYPVARGVTPMLVAIAALLFLDESLQPLQLTGVLLVTCGIFALIMKELRVSGPGILLSVGTGVAITGYTTLGAAGVRTVANPLSFVAWLEMLSAGGILVSVLLTQPLRGLSFARANLLRGSAAGMLASGAFAVALWATSVMPVAAVVATRETSILFASVISVLALNERFSPRRLIAALIIFSGIGALALA; encoded by the coding sequence TTGTCAGTACCGGAATCACTCATTTATGGGCTGGTCCTGCTGTCGGCGCTGGCCCACGCCGTCTGGAATGCCGTAGTCAAACACAGCGGCGAAAGTTTTCTGCAGCTGGCCATGATCCGCAGTGTTGGTCTGCTGTTTGGCGCATTGCTGGCCACCCAGACGCCCTTGCCCCGCGCCGGGGCCCTGGGCTACCTGATTGGCGGTGCGCTGTTCCAGTACCTGTACTTTTTCCTGCTCACGCACTCCTATCGCGTGCTCGACTACGGCACCGCTTACCCGGTCGCCCGCGGCGTGACGCCGATGCTGGTCGCCATCGCCGCACTGCTGTTTCTGGATGAATCGCTGCAGCCGCTGCAGTTGACCGGTGTGTTGCTGGTCACTTGCGGCATCTTTGCCCTGATCATGAAGGAGCTGCGGGTATCCGGCCCGGGAATTCTTTTGTCGGTGGGCACCGGTGTGGCGATCACTGGCTACACCACTCTCGGTGCGGCGGGGGTGCGGACGGTGGCGAATCCGCTCAGTTTTGTCGCCTGGCTGGAAATGCTGTCGGCTGGCGGAATACTGGTCTCGGTGCTGCTGACCCAGCCGCTGCGTGGCCTGTCATTTGCACGCGCGAATCTGCTGCGCGGATCCGCTGCCGGAATGTTGGCCAGCGGGGCCTTTGCTGTGGCACTCTGGGCGACGTCGGTGATGCCGGTAGCAGCGGTGGTGGCCACGCGCGAAACCAGTATCCTGTTTGCTTCTGTCATCTCCGTGTTGGCGCTGAACGAGCGCTTTTCGCCGCGCCGGTTGATTGCGGCGCTGATCATCTTCAGCGGCATCGGCGCACTGGCATTGGCTTGA